The Pseudomonas sp. HOU2 DNA window CTGACCGAGTACCTGACCACCGAACAACTGACGGAAACCCAGATCCTGGCTGCGGCCACGGAACAGGTTTTCCTCAATCGGCTCCAGGGTCAGCAGGTCGACCAGATCTTCCAACACTTGGCTCATTCAGACTCTCCTCACACAACGCTATGCCGCGCAGTCTTGGCTGCGGCGGCCCATTCAGGTTCTGGCGCGAGCCACTGTCGCGCCATTGTAAACGTCCGTGTCGGCTTAGCCATGCAGGGTTTGCAGCCATTGCTCCCTGGTAATCCGGTACAACAGATGCCGACGCAACGGGTGATCGACGGCAAGTTTGGGGTGATCGAAATCATCGGCCGGATCGTGCTGCATGCCAATCGCCTGCATGACTTTCTCCGACGGCAGATTGCTCTGCGCGGTGAAAGACACGATCTCCTTCAGCGACAACCGGTCAAAGCCGCACCGCAGAGCGGTCCACGCCGCTTCACTGGCATAGCCCAGGCCCCAGTGCTCCTTGGCGAGACGCCAGCCGATTTCCACCGCCGGGGTGAACGGCGCATCGAAACCGACCACACCCAGGCCAGTGAAACCGATGAACTCACCGCTGTCCTTGCGCTCCAGCGCCCACAGACCGAAACCGTGCTCGGCAAAATGCCCGCGCACCCGGCCGATCATCGACGCACTTTCCAGACGGCTCAGGGGCTGTGGAAAATAACGCATGACCTGCGGATCGGCACACATCGCCGCAAATGCCGGCAAATCCTCGTCCTGCCATTGGCGCATCAGTAATCGCGCACTTTCCAGTTGCAGTATCGGCTCCATCATGCCCCTCCGTTTCCATGCCGCAAGTCTACATCGCTGGTAGGATCGTTCACTCTTTCCATCGTTCCTGAATGAAGTTGCCATGCCCCTGCCGCTGATCTACCACGAAGACTACAGCCCCGAGTTTCCGGCGGATCACCGCTTTCCGATGGACAAGTTCCGTTTGCTGCGCGACCACCTGATCGACAGTGGCCTGACCCGCGATGCCGACCTGCTGCGTCCCGAGATCTGCCCCAACGACATCCTCGCCCTGGCGCATGACCGTCGCTATATCGAACGTTACATGAGCGGCGAGTTGTCCCGCGAAGACCAGCGGCGCCTCGGCCTGCCGTGGAACGAAGCCTTGGCGCGGCGCACGGTGCGGGCGGTCGGCGGCTCGATTCTGGCGGCGGAAAAAGCCCTTGAGCATGGTCTGGCCTGTCACCTCGCCGGCGGCACCCATCACGCCCACTACGACTACCCGGCCGGGTTCTGCATCTTCAACGACCTGGCGATCATCAGCCATTACCTGCTGCAAAGCGGTCGGGTGAACCGGGTGCTGATCTTCGATTGCGACGTGCATCAGGGCGACGGCACCGCGCGAATCCTCCACGACACGCCGGAGGCCATTACCGTTTCCCTGCACTGCGAAAAGAATTTTCCGGCACGCAAGGCCGAAAGCGACTGGGACATTCCGCTGCCCAACGGCATGGGCGATGCCGATTATCTGAAAGTGGTGGATGACACGCTCAACTACCTGCTGCCGCTTTATCAACCGGATCTGGTGCTGTACGACGCCGGGGTCGATGTGCACAAGGACGACGCCCTCGGTTATCTGCAGCTGACAGACGAAGGCGTTGCCGCCCGCGATGAAAGCGTGATGCGCCATTGCCTGGGCCGCGACATCCCGGTAGTCGGCGTGATCGGCGGCGGCTACAGCAAGGATCGCCACGCCCTCGCCCGCCGCCACGGCATCCTGCATCACAGCGCGCAACGGGTCTGGACGTCACACGGTTGTCACTAAGCTGTGCTGCGTTACCCACAATCGCTGTGGAACGGCCTGTGGATAACCTGAGCGAAAGGCACTACAGGCCATACCGGCTATGACGTCCAATGCACTGATCAATTTTCAACCAGATTCTGGAATTCACCTTCGATCACCTTGTAGGAGCTGCCGCAGGCTGCGATCTTTTGATCTTTGTTTTCTCAAGGCCAAGATCAAAAGATCGCAGCCTGCGGCAGCTCCTACACGGATCCCGGCTGTTAGAATGCGCGCCTCATCCCGCCATACCGCAGCGCACGCCATGACCCAGACCTCCGCCCCCCTCCCCGCTCACGTCGCCATCATCGGCGGTGGCCCCGCCGGCCTGATGGCCGCCGAAGTGCTGAGCCAGGCCGGCGTGCGCGTCGATCTGTACGACGGCATGCCCTCGGTGGGGCGCAAGTTTCTGCTGGCCGGGGTCGGCGGCATGAACATCACCCATTCTGAACCTTACCCGGCGTTCCTCGCGCGCTACGCCGAACGCGCACCGCAGATCGCGCCCTTGCTGCGCGGCTTCGATGCCGACGCGTTGTGCCGCTGGATTCATGAGCTGGGCATCGAGACCTTCATCGGCAGCTCCGGCCGGGTGTTCCCCACCGACATGAAAGCCGCCCCGCTGTTGCGCGCCTGGCTCAAACGCCTGCGCGACAGCGGCGTGGTGATCCACACCCGCCATCGCTGGCTCGGATGGGATGCACACGGCGCACTGCGCATCGCCAGCGCCGAAGGCGAAATCACCGTCAAACCCGACGCCACCCTGCTCGCCCTCGGCGGCGGCAGTTGGTCGCGGCTGGGTTCGGATGGCGCATGGATGCTGCCCCTGGAGCAACGCGGCGTAGGACTGGCGCCATTGCAGCCGAGCAATTGCGGCTTCGAGGTGCAGGCCTGGAGCGAGTTCCTTGTCAGCAAATTCGCCGGCTCACCGCTGAAAAATGTCGCCATCGGTTTGAACGACGATATCCCGCGCTTGGGCGAATGCGTGATTACCGCTACCGGAGTTGAAGGCAGCCTGATCTATGCGCTGTCGGCACCGATTCGCGAGGCGATCAATACGCAGGGTTCAGCCACGGTGCACATCGATCTGTTGCCCGGCCGACCTGTGGATAAATTGCAGGCAGCGTTGAGCAAACCGCGCGGTTCGCGTTCGATGGCCAAGCATCTGCACAGTCAGGTCGGAATTGATGGGGTGAAAGCGGCGTTGTTGCGTGAACTGACTGACGCGGCAACCTTCGCTGATCCGGCGTTGTTGGCGCGGGCGATCAAGGCGTTGCCGCTGACGTTGGTGAAAGCGCGGCCGCTGGACGAAGCCATCAGCAGTGCCGGTGGAGTGACGTTCGAGGCGCTGGATGAGCGCTTGATGCTCAAGGCGTTGCCGGGGGTGTTTTGTGCGGGGGAGATGCTCGATTGGGAAGCGCCGACCGGTGGCTATCTGCTGACCGGGTGTTTTGCCAGCGGGCGGGCGGCGGGGATTGGAATGTTGCAGTGGCTCAAGTCCGAGGTGCCTGCCTGAACCCTCACCCCAACCCTCTCCCCGAGGGAGAGGGAGCCGACCGAGGTGTATGGCGTAACACATCGACCTGAAAGACCGAGTCGATTGTGGATTCACAGCAGCAGAATCAGGTCGGCGTAGAATTCAAGCATCCCCCAATCAGTCCCCTCTCCCTCCGGGAGAGGGTTAGGGTGAGGGGCTTTTGGCTTTAAGGCTTGCGCTTGCGCGGCCCGGTATTGAACACCGGCACTTTACGCACAGGCTTGATCGAAGGCTCCGGCGCCTGAGTCTCACCGCTGTCGACCCACTTGCCGAGATTGCGCTTGCCGCCACCGCCGCCGGACGTCTTCGGCTTTTTCGGCTTTTTCGGCTTCTTGATCACCTGACCACTGGCGTCGGTATCCGGCACGCGGTGCTCGGGTTCGAAGTCCGGTTCGTTGTGGCGCTTCAAGGTCTGACGCGTGAGCATCTCGATCGCCGACAGCAGATTCACTTCATCGGCACACACCAGCGAAATCGCCTCGCCGGTCGCACCGGCACGGCCGGTACGACCAATGCGGTGAATGTAATCCTCGGCGACGATCGGCAGGTCGAAGTTGACCACCAGCGGCAGGTCTTCGATGTCCAGCCCCCGAGCCGCGACGTCGGTCGCCACCAGAATCTGCACTTCGCTGAGTTTGAAACGATCCAGTGCACGCTGACGGGTGGCCTGCGGTTTGTCACCGTGGATGCCGTCGGCATTCACACCCAGGCCCTGGAGTTTTTCCACCAGCGCATCCACACCGTTGCGAGTCTTGGCGAACACCAGCACCTGCTTCCACTTGTTCTTGCGCATCAGGTGCACGAACAGTTCCGGCTTGCGCTTCTTGTCCACCGTCACCACCCACTGCTTGACGGTGTTGGCCGCGACGTTGCGCGGGCTGACTTCGATGCTCAGCGGATCGTTGAGCATCTGCCCGGCCAGCAGGCGGATGTCATCGGAGAAAGTCGCAGAGAACAGCAGCGTCTGACGCTTTTTCGGCAGCATGCGGTAAATGTTCGCCAGTTCTTCGGAGAAGCCCAGGTCGAGCATGCGGTCGGCTTCATCCAGCACCAGGGTTTGCAACTGATCGAGTTTCAACGCGTTCTGGCGGAACAGGTCGATCAGGCGACCCGGCGTGGCGACCAGCACATCAACGCCGCCGCGCAACTTCATCATCTGCGGGTTGATGCTGACGCCGCCGTACACCGCATACGTGCGTAATGGCAGGTTTTCAGCGTATTGGCGCACCGACTCATGAACCTGCTCCGCCAGCTCGCGGGTCGGCACCAGAATCAGCGCACGCACCGAGTTGGCGGTGACTTTCGGCCCTTCCATCGCCAGCAGTTGCAGCAGCGGCAAGGCGAAACCGGCGGTCTTGCCGGTGCCGGTCTGGGCCGCGGCCATCAGGTCGCGACCGGCCAGCACAGCCGGAATGGCCTGCGCCTGCACCGGCGTCGGGGTCTGGTAGCCGAGCTTCTCGAGGGAGCGCAGCAAGGGTTCGATCAGGCCAAGGGTGGCGAAAGTCATGGGAGTACCGTAGGAAAAATTCAGCGCAATTGTGCGACACGAGTGTGCAATGGCGCGCAGTTTACCCTAATTCACACGCTGTTCTGCTCCGACGGCGGTGTTCGCCGGCTCCACGACGAGCGGCTGCGCCGGCCGCCGCCACTGTGGCAGACCGATCAGCACCACCGCACTGATGATCACCAGCATCGCCAGCGCTTCTTCCATGCCAATGGTCTCGCCGACAAACACGATCCCCAGCAACACTGCCACCGCCGGGTTGACGTAGGCATAACTGGTGGCCGCCGCCGGACGCACGTGCTTGAGCAGGTACATGTAGGAATTGAAGGCGATGATCGAGCCGAAGAAAATCAGGTAGCCCAGGGCCAGCCAGCCCTCCACCGGCGGCAAGGCTTGCAGGTGTTCGCCACTGACCGCGCTGCCGATCAGCAGCACCACGCCGCCCACCAGCATCTCCACGGCACTGGCCATCGCTCCCTGCGGCAATGGCAGATGTTTGCTCCACACCGAACCGAACGCCCAGGTCGCCGCCGCAAAAATCAGCAGCGCCGCACCCAGCGGACTCGATTGCAGGTTCGAGCCCATGTTGAGCATGGCGATGCCGACAATTCCCAACGCCACCCCGGCCCACTCCAGGCGAGTATTGCGCGCGCCCCAGAAATAGCCGAAGAGCAACGTGAACAACGGCACCGTCGCCACCGCCAGTGCCGCCACGCCGGAAGCCACGCCGGTGTGCTCGGCGACACTGACCGCGCCGTTACCGAAACTGAGCAGCAGAATCCCGATGATCCCCGCCGCTTTCCACTGTGCCCAGGTCGGCGCCGGCGCCCCGCGCCAGCGCAGGAAGGCGTACATCAGGCTGCCGGCAATCACGAAGCGTACCCCGCCGAGCATCAGCGGCGGCCAGTATTCGACGCCGAGGCGGATCACCAGATAGGTCGATCCCCAAATCACGTACAGCGCAAAAAACGCGGCGATCAACGGCAAGGAAAAACGGCGCAAGGCAGGCATGGGCAGCTCGACAGTCAGAGGCAGGGTGTGAATTATTCTAGAAAGGCCCGCGAGCAAAAATAAGCTACAAAACCTGTTTATCACGCCGGTACACTTTTGAAACAACGGAGATCGACGGGCTAAACCGTGATTTCGAAAGTCTGGCAATTTCAGGAGTCCGGCCTTGGACAAATACGACCGCATGCTGCTCAGCGCCCTGTTGGAAAACGGTCGCGCGTCCTACGCCGACCTGGCGCGCAAAGTGAACCTGTCCGCCCCCGCCGTGGCCGAGCGCGTGGCCAAGCTTGAAGCGGCCGGGGTGATCACCGGGTATCAGGCGAACATCGACCTGTCGAAAATCGGCTTGCCGATCCAGTGCATGATCGAATTGCGCCTGCACCAGAACGGCAGCCAGAAGGTCTACGACGAACTGGTGAAAATCCCGCAACTCACCGAGTGCTTTCGAGTGACCGGCGATCCGTGCGTGATGATGAAGGGTGCGGTGGGGTCGATGACGGAGCTGGAGGAGCTGATCAATCGCGTGGCGAAGTTTGGCTTCAGCAAGACTTCGATTGTGTTGTCGAGCGCGATCGAAAAGCGCGTGCCGTTGAGCCATATCGAAAGCAACGGCAAGTAATCAGCCCCACCGAAACGCCCCTGTAGGAGCTGCCGAAGGCTGCGATCTTTTGACTTTGACTTTGACTTTTAGAAGCAAGATCAAAAGATCGCAGCCTTCGGCAGCTCCTACAGGGGTTCTGTGTCGGGCTGGGGATCAGCGATAGCGCTGCAGGTGTTCGCTGACCTTGGCCGCCGGGACTTTCTGCAGTTTGCACAGCAGGTCGTGGGACAGTTCACGTACGCCATGCTTGCTGCGCAGTTCATCCGCCAGGTGCGCCATCAGGTTGGCCGCCATCTCCGCATCCGCCATCGCCCTGTGCGCCTGGCCGGTGTGCGGCAGGCGGGCGAAAGTGGTGAGAGTCCCGAGCTTGTGATTCGGCGCCGCCGGCATCAGGCGGCGGGCCAGCAGCAGCGAACAGGCGAAGTTCTGCAATCGGGTGCGTTTGATTCGCCCCAGCTCGAAGTCCCAGAACTTCTGGTCGAACGAGGCGTTGTGCGCGACCAGCGGCGTGCAGCCAACGAACTCGTTGACCTCTTCCATGACCCGCTCCGCCGCAGGCGCGGTGCGCAGCATGGCGTTGCTGATGCCGGTCAGTTGTTCGATAAACGCAGGAACGCGGACGCCGGCGTTCATCAGGCTTTGATAACGCTCGACGATGCGGCCGTTTTCCAGCATGACCACGGCAATTTCCGTGGCGCGACAGCTGCTGTTCGGCGACAGGCCGGTGGTTTCAAAGTCGATGACTGCAATGCGTTCCAAACCGGGTTCAACTCCGTTCAAATCAATTCTTGAGCAACGCTCAGTTTTTCAACAGCAGTGCGCCTTCGATCGGCACATAACGGCTGGCGGCGCGGATCAGCGAGTTGGCTGTCAGGCCCGGCACGCCGTAGGCCACTGCCTGTACGCCGTGCTTGCTGATGATGCGTTCGAGCAGCATGTCAAAGTCACCGTCACCGGAGGCCAGGACGACCTCGTCGACGTGGTCGGCGGCGTCCATGATGTCGAGGGTGATGCCCACGTCCCAGTCGCCCTTGGCCGAGCCATCGCTGCGCTGGATGTAGGGTTTGAGTTTCACGGTGAAACCGAGGTTGCGCAGGATCTGCTGGAACTGCTGTTGTTTGCTGTCGCCACGATCGATGGCGTAAGCATAGGCCTCGACGATCTGCCCCTGCTTGCTGATGTCAGCCCACAGTGCGGCGTAGTTGAAATGGCAACCATAGGCCTGACGCACGGTGTAGTAGAGGTTCTGCACGTCGGCGAACACTGCGATTTTTTTCACCGGAATTCCTGTGAGCGCACAGCGCCCAAAGCGGGATCAGGCGCCGGGCCCGAAAAAGGCGCTCAGTATGCCAGTAAAAAGCAGTGTGGCGAGGGAGCTTGTCGAATCGTCGCACCGTCCCGCTGGGTTGCGCAGCGACCCTGTCTTTAAAAGAAGGGCCTGCTGCGCAGTCCAGCGGGAGCAAGCTCCCTCGCCACAAGGTTCGATGCCTGACCGTTAGTCAGACGAACGAATCGTCGTCATCGAAGAACGACGAGTTGTCATCGCTGTAATCAGTGTCGGTAAACCCGCCCTGATCATTGCCAGAGAAACCGTTATCGGCCACACGCTGGTCATTGCCCCAGTCGTTGCCGCTCTGGTCAGCCACTTGCGCCGGCTCTTCCTTGATCACTTCAACAATTTCTTCGGGCTGCTGGTTGTGATGGAACAGGCTGCTGATGCCCTGTGCCAGCATCACCCCACCGGCCACGCCAGCCGCGGTTTTCAGGGCGCCGCCGAGGAAGCTGCTGCCCGCGGCCGGGGCTGCTTGCTGCGCATAGTTGGGCGGTGGCGCGGCGTAGTTCTGTTGTGGCGCTGGCGCAGCGTAGTTCTGTTGTGGCGCCGGTTCACGCCAGCCGCCGGTGGAGGCCGGAGCGCTCTGGGTCGGCGCTGGACGCGAGCTGCCGCCGCCGAAGATGCTCGACAGGAAACCACCGCCGCCGCTTGGCGCCGGGGCCGCGCTCTGGGACTTGGCCGCTTGCAGTTCAGCCTGCAATTGCTGGACTTGTTGGGTCAGCTGCTTGTTCTGTTCGTCGAGGCTCTTGATGGCCGCCTCTTGCACCAGAATCGCCTGGGTCATGAAATAACCTGCCGCCGGCTGGCGGGTCAGGTGTTCCTTGATCCGCGCCTCGGCCTGGGCGTCGCGCGGGGCTGCCTCCGTTTCGGCCTGTTGCAGCCGGGAAAACAGTCCATCGATCAGGGTTTGCTCTTCGCTGTTCATGGCGACCTCGTAGATTGCCGGGGATAACGTTGCCCGTGTCCACGGTGGACATGGCGCACCTCTGTAATGGAGGCAGTGACAGGATGTTTCAACGACCTTTACCGAATGTTTACGTTTGTGTCGGCCCGCCCATCATCGGTTAAAGTGAGCCACTGTTTTCGACCTGCGATACCGACTGATGAATGCCTTCGATGTACTGCGCGACTCTCTGTATTTTTTCAAACGCCATCTGGCAAGCATCGTGCAGCTGTGCCTGCCGCTGGTGATCTTTGAAGCGGCGCTGCAGCAAGTGGTGGATCACGTCACCGACCCGGACAGTTTCTCCGCCGTCAGCGTGGTCGTCGGTCTGCTGGTGTATCCGCTGTACACCGCCGCGCTGATCCTGTTTCTCGACGCCCGCACCCGTGGCGAAGCTCCGCGCAATCTCGATCTGCTGGCGATGTCCGCGCGCCTGTGGCCGCGTTTCGCCCTGCTCACGGCGCTCAATACCTTGCTGATTCTGCTGGGGCTGTCGCTGTATTTCCTGCCGGGCCTGATGCTGATGGTCATGCTCGCATTCGCTGAATACCTGTTGGTGTTGCGCGGCATGGGGCCGTTGCAGGCGATGAAGGAAAGCCTGCGCCTGACCCGTGGGCATTTCTGGCGGATCCTGCTGTGCATTCTGTGTGTGATGGGGCCGTTGTGGCTGCTCAAGGGCGCGACCCTGGCGGCGTACCCCGACCCGCAGAATCCGCTGATCGCGGTCCTGATCGACAGCGCGCACAGTTTCCTGCAACTGTTCACCAGCGTGGTGCTGTTCCGCCTGTTCATGCTGATCAGCGAATTGCCTGACAAACGTAACGGCGCGGTCTGACTTCACGGCCCTTGGGCCAAGGCTCTGCGGTCAGGTATGCTCGGAGCCACTTTTGTAACGCGATAAGCCGAGCCATGCCCCGTCTACTGCGCTACACCCTGTTGTTGATTGCGCTCGCCATCGCCCTGATTGGCGGGCTGCTCTACAGCCTGACCTGGCGCCCCGGCGCGCGCGAAACACTGCCCGTTACCTGCAGCGGTACGCCGCCGACCCTGGTGCCGGGGCAAGCGCTGAAAGTCATGACCTGGAACGTGCAGTACCTCGCGGGCAAGCGCTACGTGTTCTGGAACGATCTGGCCCAGGGCACCGATGAAGCGCCCACCCCGGAAGACATGGCCTTCAGCCTCGACGAAGTGGCGCGGGTGATTCGCGACGAGCAGCCCGACGTGGTGTTGTTGCAGGAGCTGGATGACGGTGCCAAGGCCAGTGACTATCAGAATCAGCTCAAATTGCTGCAGGAACGGGTGGCAGACCTCTACCCCTGCAGCACCCACGCCTTCGACTGGAAGGCCGATTTCGTTCCCGATCCGCACATCTTCGGCAGCGTTGGCCGGCAACTGGCGACCCTCAGCCGTTACCGCATCGAACACGCCGAACGCCTGCAATTGCCGGTACCCCCGGCG harbors:
- a CDS encoding 3'-5' exonuclease; the encoded protein is MERIAVIDFETTGLSPNSSCRATEIAVVMLENGRIVERYQSLMNAGVRVPAFIEQLTGISNAMLRTAPAAERVMEEVNEFVGCTPLVAHNASFDQKFWDFELGRIKRTRLQNFACSLLLARRLMPAAPNHKLGTLTTFARLPHTGQAHRAMADAEMAANLMAHLADELRSKHGVRELSHDLLCKLQKVPAAKVSEHLQRYR
- a CDS encoding DUF2076 domain-containing protein, which encodes MNSEEQTLIDGLFSRLQQAETEAAPRDAQAEARIKEHLTRQPAAGYFMTQAILVQEAAIKSLDEQNKQLTQQVQQLQAELQAAKSQSAAPAPSGGGGFLSSIFGGGSSRPAPTQSAPASTGGWREPAPQQNYAAPAPQQNYAAPPPNYAQQAAPAAGSSFLGGALKTAAGVAGGVMLAQGISSLFHHNQQPEEIVEVIKEEPAQVADQSGNDWGNDQRVADNGFSGNDQGGFTDTDYSDDNSSFFDDDDSFV
- a CDS encoding TIGR03862 family flavoprotein translates to MTQTSAPLPAHVAIIGGGPAGLMAAEVLSQAGVRVDLYDGMPSVGRKFLLAGVGGMNITHSEPYPAFLARYAERAPQIAPLLRGFDADALCRWIHELGIETFIGSSGRVFPTDMKAAPLLRAWLKRLRDSGVVIHTRHRWLGWDAHGALRIASAEGEITVKPDATLLALGGGSWSRLGSDGAWMLPLEQRGVGLAPLQPSNCGFEVQAWSEFLVSKFAGSPLKNVAIGLNDDIPRLGECVITATGVEGSLIYALSAPIREAINTQGSATVHIDLLPGRPVDKLQAALSKPRGSRSMAKHLHSQVGIDGVKAALLRELTDAATFADPALLARAIKALPLTLVKARPLDEAISSAGGVTFEALDERLMLKALPGVFCAGEMLDWEAPTGGYLLTGCFASGRAAGIGMLQWLKSEVPA
- a CDS encoding DEAD/DEAH box helicase, with protein sequence MTFATLGLIEPLLRSLEKLGYQTPTPVQAQAIPAVLAGRDLMAAAQTGTGKTAGFALPLLQLLAMEGPKVTANSVRALILVPTRELAEQVHESVRQYAENLPLRTYAVYGGVSINPQMMKLRGGVDVLVATPGRLIDLFRQNALKLDQLQTLVLDEADRMLDLGFSEELANIYRMLPKKRQTLLFSATFSDDIRLLAGQMLNDPLSIEVSPRNVAANTVKQWVVTVDKKRKPELFVHLMRKNKWKQVLVFAKTRNGVDALVEKLQGLGVNADGIHGDKPQATRQRALDRFKLSEVQILVATDVAARGLDIEDLPLVVNFDLPIVAEDYIHRIGRTGRAGATGEAISLVCADEVNLLSAIEMLTRQTLKRHNEPDFEPEHRVPDTDASGQVIKKPKKPKKPKTSGGGGGKRNLGKWVDSGETQAPEPSIKPVRKVPVFNTGPRKRKP
- a CDS encoding endonuclease/exonuclease/phosphatase family protein; its protein translation is MPRLLRYTLLLIALAIALIGGLLYSLTWRPGARETLPVTCSGTPPTLVPGQALKVMTWNVQYLAGKRYVFWNDLAQGTDEAPTPEDMAFSLDEVARVIRDEQPDVVLLQELDDGAKASDYQNQLKLLQERVADLYPCSTHAFDWKADFVPDPHIFGSVGRQLATLSRYRIEHAERLQLPVPPANFIARQFEPKDALLATKLPLSDGGQLTVFNTHLDRASQPDETLQAQVTAVAKVLDKYESQGLPWLIGGDFNLLPLGQYQRLPAEQRTPYSIDSALHLLWDKYPMIPTNNEASGIDRAHWLTHYPNDPGLNGPDRTVDYLFYSPKIKRVEARVRQDDALRISDHLPVIARFLLPATP
- a CDS encoding GNAT family N-acetyltransferase, translated to MEPILQLESARLLMRQWQDEDLPAFAAMCADPQVMRYFPQPLSRLESASMIGRVRGHFAEHGFGLWALERKDSGEFIGFTGLGVVGFDAPFTPAVEIGWRLAKEHWGLGYASEAAWTALRCGFDRLSLKEIVSFTAQSNLPSEKVMQAIGMQHDPADDFDHPKLAVDHPLRRHLLYRITREQWLQTLHG
- a CDS encoding NYN domain-containing protein, which encodes MKKIAVFADVQNLYYTVRQAYGCHFNYAALWADISKQGQIVEAYAYAIDRGDSKQQQFQQILRNLGFTVKLKPYIQRSDGSAKGDWDVGITLDIMDAADHVDEVVLASGDGDFDMLLERIISKHGVQAVAYGVPGLTANSLIRAASRYVPIEGALLLKN
- a CDS encoding histone deacetylase; its protein translation is MPLPLIYHEDYSPEFPADHRFPMDKFRLLRDHLIDSGLTRDADLLRPEICPNDILALAHDRRYIERYMSGELSREDQRRLGLPWNEALARRTVRAVGGSILAAEKALEHGLACHLAGGTHHAHYDYPAGFCIFNDLAIISHYLLQSGRVNRVLIFDCDVHQGDGTARILHDTPEAITVSLHCEKNFPARKAESDWDIPLPNGMGDADYLKVVDDTLNYLLPLYQPDLVLYDAGVDVHKDDALGYLQLTDEGVAARDESVMRHCLGRDIPVVGVIGGGYSKDRHALARRHGILHHSAQRVWTSHGCH
- a CDS encoding Lrp/AsnC family transcriptional regulator, producing the protein MDKYDRMLLSALLENGRASYADLARKVNLSAPAVAERVAKLEAAGVITGYQANIDLSKIGLPIQCMIELRLHQNGSQKVYDELVKIPQLTECFRVTGDPCVMMKGAVGSMTELEELINRVAKFGFSKTSIVLSSAIEKRVPLSHIESNGK
- the yedA gene encoding drug/metabolite exporter YedA; protein product: MPALRRFSLPLIAAFFALYVIWGSTYLVIRLGVEYWPPLMLGGVRFVIAGSLMYAFLRWRGAPAPTWAQWKAAGIIGILLLSFGNGAVSVAEHTGVASGVAALAVATVPLFTLLFGYFWGARNTRLEWAGVALGIVGIAMLNMGSNLQSSPLGAALLIFAAATWAFGSVWSKHLPLPQGAMASAVEMLVGGVVLLIGSAVSGEHLQALPPVEGWLALGYLIFFGSIIAFNSYMYLLKHVRPAAATSYAYVNPAVAVLLGIVFVGETIGMEEALAMLVIISAVVLIGLPQWRRPAQPLVVEPANTAVGAEQRVN
- a CDS encoding YciC family protein; translation: MNAFDVLRDSLYFFKRHLASIVQLCLPLVIFEAALQQVVDHVTDPDSFSAVSVVVGLLVYPLYTAALILFLDARTRGEAPRNLDLLAMSARLWPRFALLTALNTLLILLGLSLYFLPGLMLMVMLAFAEYLLVLRGMGPLQAMKESLRLTRGHFWRILLCILCVMGPLWLLKGATLAAYPDPQNPLIAVLIDSAHSFLQLFTSVVLFRLFMLISELPDKRNGAV